aaatcttgcCAGTAACTTTTCAACTTAATGATCCGTCATGTTGACTACAATAAAGAGATAGTGCttctttgtaaaataaaaaaaaaaaaaaatcttgccaCTAACTTTTCAAGTTAATGATCCGTCATGTTGACTACAATAAATAGATAGTGCTTCTTTGTCAGATATTGTCACATTAAGATTTgattgaaaaaacaaatttgaagaAAGAGTAGGGCCGAAAGAATCTACAAAATCTTTGAAAATAGCTTTGACAAATAGCCTTTATGCTGTCGAATTTCTTCGATAGGCATTCATAGCTTTGACATTTTCTAGAGGATACGTCAATATTACTTATACCCATGTTATCAAAATCGAGCTCTTACGTAATATCGTGTAACTCGGCACTGTCATTATGCAGGTAACATCTACTACCCACTCCTATAATAAATGGTGACACTTACAACAAAAATTAGGATAAATTATGCTTTTAATGATGGTTGAATCTTGAAAATTCAAGTGTGGTATAGCAGAATAGTCTTAATAAGAAATCATCAATATGAGTGTGTAGTTGGACGCTTTTATGTGAATTTTAGGGATGAATTCTTTAGATCATTCATGAAACCTAGTTTTGTTTAGGGCCAAAATGAACCCAATTCAAACTAACTGTGTTAAAAAAGGAGTTGTGTGAATTTTAATGTCTTCCTATACACAAACAACTAAATAGTTCAAGGCACCATGTTTATCGGTTAGCCaaaatcttcaattttctttcacaaAAGAAGATTCAAATGTAAAAGCTATCTATCCCGATATAGTGACTTTTTATTCTACTCTTTCTGTGATTTCATTATCATTCACATATTTACACTTCCAATCTTGTGAGAgattgttagaaaaaaaaaattggtttttacAAGTGTTTGGGTGGAAATTTTTGAGCCAAAATTAAAATGGGACCCACATGTTGTTTGAGGCAGCTATGAGTTGGGATGTGTTCTCCTTTGTGAGGAGATTAACATCATGTAATCACTTTCCCAAAACCATTAAGGAGTGAATGAGAAATTTACTCTTAAAAGAGCTCACATGAATATAGTTTATATTGGTGAAAATCCTAGAGTCCCACATGGGAAAGGAAAGCATAAAATATTGAATACATGTTTGTGTGGGCTAGGCCTTGTTcgtttaatatttaataattttttgtttcaatgttTGTATATGCACACTATAATTAATTCCAAAACAATATGTCTATTTGTTATTGCACATTTTCCAAACTAGTGTGAGTATCCCTATAAATATGTATCCCTCATTTCATTTTAGTTAGTTCTTTGCACTCATTCATTAGTgactctagagagagagagagagagagagagagagagagagagagatgcacaaTTCTAATCACTGTGCACAAAGATTGTAGTGTTTCTTTTGTGTAATGTTGATCATTGTATCCTAGGAGACAAACATCTAAGAGTCTGAAAAGAAATATTATGAGGGATGAAATCTGTCTTAAAAAAATAGTGTCAAACACTAGCCTTGATCAGTTTTGAATTCCATACTGCATTCACTTGAATTTCATATTGCATTCAGTTGGTCTGTgagctttaatttatttattcacgCATAAATATGtgcatatattgtttttttttttttttgggtaagaaaaGGGGGTATTATTTATAGCTTAGCAACAAAACACTAGGTTTGTCCATAAGGCACTCATGGAGAGTGCATAGTTACAGGGGATATCATAGGACACTCACAAGGAGTTCCAATTTACAAAAGATCACACACATGGTTACTAGTAACAAAAGTATGACATATATTATATTCTTCTAGTATGCTGCCTTGCTCCCTTCCTCTCTTTTGAGTCCATCGAAGACACCATTTGCTTCACAAAAGATGTGACGTGTAGACAAATGGTCCACGCCTAGTTCAGTAAGTGCCTGCAATCATAGACCAAAACAGATAAGACCGGAGCTAAAATACGAAGTCAACAATTAATGACAAGCtcataatctatatatatatatatatatatatatatatatagaaaaatgctAACGAGTGCTCTTAGGGCATtgattaacaatctattttaggaaaattttgatatcatttttatgaaaaatgaaaaaagttgtcaaaatattaattgttttttttctcataaaaattttctttaactgGATTGTTAActaatgccctaagggcacacgtTAGcatgacacacacacacacacacacacacatatatatatagagagagagagagagagagagagagagagagaagaatctatatcaagatttttttttttagagccaAACTTTGTATTAATAATTAACGAGAATCAAAGTACAAAGCTTTTAAGGCCGGGGGAGGGGATTCCTTTAACCAAATAATCTCATCATTGATACATTTCCAATAGCGAGCTAGAGAATGGGCTATAGAATTGGCGGATCGAGCAACACATGACATCGAGTGAATGTGTATCCTCGTAGTCAGACAGTGGATATCTTCATACACATGACCCAGCTGAGAATGAATCGAGCGTAGACTAGAAATGGCCGCCATAACAGTAGTGTTATCTCCCTCAGTTACTATATCAGAGAAGCCCGAGTCTATGGCAAATTCCAGCGCTTTCCTACAAGCCAGCACCTTTGCTTCCTCGCTGTCATGAACTGGTGGCCCTCTAGCTGATAATGACGCCATAACCTCTCCTAGATCATTCCAAATAACAGCCCCGAACCCCGATGCATTAATATCCTAAAAGATGGTCGCATCAAAATTAAGCTTGAAGCTAGAACTTGGCGGGGGAGTCCATCTTGAGCATCTCGCCATGGCAGTTGTGACAGCCAACTAAACTTGGGACTATTTGAACTCATCCAAAAAATCACTAACTCTCTTTACCTGCCAAGAGGGGTCCTGTATTTGTCCACCAAGGATGACTGTATTACGTTGTGTCCATATTAGCCACACCTGCACAAATAAGAGCTCCAACTCCTCTGTAGACAGTTTCAACGTTAGTTCCTCCACCAATTGCAGAAAATCAAGTTGACCACCAGCTCCTTTCTGTAATTTCCTCATGCTCCCGGCCCGAACGTCCTGAGCCACACTGCACTCCCACAACGCATAAAGAGCTTATTCGCTTGTTCTTTTACATAACTCACAGGTGCTATCTTCAACCACGTGTCTGCAGGCCAAATTATCGCGAGTAGGGAGAATGCCATGGCAAGCCCTCCACCCAAAcactttaattttattgggAATGTGAAGCTGCCATAACTTGCCCCACACTAACTCACCTGCTCCTGCTTTTGAGTTTCCCCCTCTGCATGCTAACTTCCCTCTTGATTTCGCAAGCCACCCGATACCCTAACTTGACAGAATAGACACTGTAGGGATGATAAATCCAATATTACATGTGTATGTGCTTATTGGGCCAGAGGCCCAATCCGAAGACATTAAATGGTCCGAAGACGAGGAAATATTGACCCAAGAGGCCGTgttggtggtccgaggaggaatcCTTCCTCGGCCAAATAAAGCCGAGGTAGGAAAGTGTTGCCCGACATCCAAAAGCAATGTTCTGGGAGATCCTGTAAGTAAGGGTATGTATGGTGAACGTACCGGATAGGAAGAAGgactatgaaatatctaagataaagctgttaccaccacattaaatgctctgcagctaaacCCACTGGCTGCATTAATAAGGATGTGATGTCTGAGCATCAAAGTTCAACTTTACAGTTATTTTCAAAGACTTGAGGGgagggctgatgggacaagtatccaaaccagtaatctgatccatacaTGGAGAATGTAGAGAGGAagaaggatgatataaaaggggGGGAGACATTCAGGAAAGGGGATCGGAAAGAAATATAGAAAACAATGTAGACTGGATATTTTTGTAATCTTCCcttaagaagaaagaagtagaagaaatagctcctcggcttgagtccgaggatgATTTTGCATCATATAAACTTGTCCATCAATATTGTTTTGTGATCTTGAGTGATTACCATTGTTAATTAAGCTCATAAGCAACTAGATTTAGGACgcactttctacaaatttattgtattgggctctttggccCTATACCCTTTCTACTATTGGGTTTAGGTACAAATTGCGACCTTACAGACATCATCTCTATTGAATAGCTAGAAAATAGAATCAGCCACGTATCTTCTGCTTAGTGGTATTCGAAGGATTGCTTTAGCATCGTCTTTGTGAAATTTTATCTCTATTAAATGTCTATCCCATGCACCAACAGACCAGTCAATAAGTTCCATCACCCTCCATTCCCATTCTACCTCTTGTGGTGGATGAATCACCTTATTACTTGGATGATTCAGGATCCACTTGTCTGTTGTATATCCAATCCAGTTCCCACCCTCCAACAACATCCTCACTTTAGGACCTCTTGGGCTTCCAGAATACTTTTCCAAACATACGAACTGTTTGGAACATCTTTCGCCTCCAAAAAGCTACATCTTGGGAAGTACTTTGCTTTGAGACAAGTATATAACAATGACCCTGTATCTTGTAGCAACCTCCATCCCTGCTTGGCTAGCACCGCCAAGTTAAAACTTCGAATGTCCCGAAACCCCATATCCCCTTCCTTTTTTGGTTTAGACATCGAGTCCCAGCTCTTCCAATGGATCTTCCTCTCATCACCCACCTAACCCCACCAGAATCTTGCACACATAGCGTTAAGTTCATTACAAAGCTTCATCGGCAGTTGGAAAACTCTCATAGTGTATGTGGGTATTGATTGTGCTACGACTTTTATAAGTACCTCCTTCCCCCTCTAGACAATAGTTTGCCCTTCCACCCCTAAAGCTTTTTCCAGGCTCTATccttaagaaaagaaaaagcttgATATTTAGAATGACCAATCAAAGTTGGTAGCCCTAGGTATGATTCAAACCTTGCTACTTCCTTTACAcccaaagtatttttttatccaTTCCCTATGCCTCACATCAGTATTGCTGCTAAAATAAGTGGAAGACTTATCAAAGTTTATGCATTGCCCAGAGGCCGAAGCATAGAGATCCAATATGTCCATAAGCACTTGCACCTCTCCTTGGTTTGCCCGGAAAAATAATAGAAAGTCATCTgcaaacaaaagattagaaatacAGGGTGCTCTCCTACATATAGAAATCCCATGGAGCTACTCCTCCATCTCTGCTTTGGCTAGAAGTGAAGTGAAACCCTCTGCACATAAGATAAACTAATAAGGAGATAATGGGTGGTGAAATATTACCAAATGATTTACCATTTATGTGAATAGAAAAAGAGGGGGTGGAAACACAACACATAAGATGTTCAATCCAAATATGGGGGAAGCCCATCTTTTCCATGATGCCTCTAAGAAAAGCCCATTCAACCTGATCATAAGCTTTACTAATGTCCAATTTAAGAGCAAGGGAACCTCTTTTGCCTTTTTTACGACAATGCATAGCTTGTAATGATTCATAAGCTACCAATATATTATCAGTAATGAGGCAACCAGGAACAAAAGCACTCTAAGTGGGAGAAATCAACTGGGGGAGTATTTGCTTCGGCCTATTTGCTAAGACTTTGGAGATAATTTTATAGATGACGTTATAAAGACTAATTGGTCTGTAATCAAACATTTTTTCTGGTGGTTTAATTTTAGGAATGAGGACAATATGAGTATAGTTAACATCAGTATCCATATTTCCAGAATTAAGAAAATCTAATACCACTACAATAACATCATCACCAACTATATGCCAAAACTTTTGGTAAAAAAGTGCATTCATACCGTCAGGTCTAGGAGCCTTTGTTGGTCCCATTTAGAACAATGCTGCTTTGATCTCATCCTTACTATATTCACTAGTCAGAATTTCCTTTATATCAGTTGTGATTTTGTGATTAACAGCATTCAAACAATCCTCCAGCTGGTCACATGTACCTGCTGCAAACATGCTCTCAAAATAACTGGTGGCTACTTTAGCAATGTCTGAAATGTCTTCCACCCACATACTGTCCTATGTTTTCATACCTTGAATGAAATTCCTACGTCTTCTGTTTGATGCTTTAGAGTGAAAAaacttcttgttcttgttcccATACTTCAACCATGAAATCTGAGATCGTTGTGCCTAGTATATTTCTTGCTTCACTAACAGATCATCCAACTCCTTATTAGAGGCTAAGAAATCATCCCTATTGTCTTCTGTTATCTCTCACTTATTGAGGTCTTCAACCCGTGTTTGGAGTGTTTTTATTCTCTTGGCATCAGGGCGTGTTCTAGATAAGCCCCATGCTTGCAGGTCAGCCTCACATGAAGCAATtctctcctttattttgttCACACCCGAGCTCTCTCCAACCAGTTTAGTCCATGCCTCATTAACCATAGCTTCATATTCATCCCATAATAACTACGACTCTTCAAACTTGAAACTTTGTGGTTCTCTTGCACTCATACTTCTAAAGGTCCTAATCTGCAAAAGTAAGGGAACGTGGTCAGATGCATGCGAAAACAGGTGAGTAACGATTCTTGCCGAAAATCTTGCTTTCCAACTTTTCGTGGCAACTGCTCGATCTAGCCGTTGCCTGGTGTTGGCAGACCCTGGCTGTTTATTATTCCAAGTGAATGGATAACTGACAAAGCCCAAGTCCGATAGGTGGCAACATTCCAAAGCTCCCTTGAACTCATCCATTTGGCTGTAAGGGGGAGGCCGAATGCTCTGTTTCTCATGAGAGTGCAGTATCGCGTTGAAATCCCCTATGCACATCCACGGGCCCTCAACAAAAGACATAAGATGGTATAGTAAGGCCCACAACTTGGACTTCTGTGTGGTTTCTAGCCACGCATAAAACCTGGTCAAGTACCACACTAACCCATCGTCCTCCCTCACTCTTGCTAGTATGTGATTTTCTGTATAGTTAATAACATCAACACCCATCTCATTCTTCCATAGCAAGGCCAATCCACCCCCGAAGTCTAGTTTTTTGACAATGAACTGATTAGGGAAAGGCAGATCCTTACAATGTTTTTTGTAACCTTTCTTGACCAACCTTGTTtccattaagaaaaaaattttgggagCTTGATCCTTCACAATTTTTTGAAGGCTACGAACTGTCCAAaggttcccaagcccttggcAGTTCCAACTCAATAGCCTCATTGTGATCGGTAAGGGTGATTTAGCACCCCGCCACTAAATTAGTAGAATAGTCATCCTGGAGTTTCCCACGTTTCACCCCTATGCTTCCTCCATCCCCATATAATCCTCTCCCACCATTTGGGTCGACCCCCTCTTTCCTAAAGTTGGAAGAGGTTGTGTATCACAACCCCCATGTGGCCCACATTCCATTCGGGGTACCCTGGTCCATTTAGGCGTGGGCTTGACAGGCCCAACATGGACATTTTCTGTCACGTGCGCAACAGGAATTGTCATTGCCTTGCTCTTCCTATTTAAATTTAAAGACCCCTAGTTAACATCCACTTGATTCGCGCCCCACTTATCCATAACTTATGCGCTCCTTCCTTCTTTCACGGCATTAACTTCTTGAAAATCCGAAACTGTTCCCATGTTAGCGGTCCTTCCATTCACATAACCATCATCTCCATTAGGGTTTGTGGTGGCCAACCCTATCGCCACCAGAGGCTGCACCTCTTTGCAACTACTGTCATGGGAATTAACAGGTCCCATATTTTTGGTGCTCAGAGATAAACTAGAAGAATCTCGTTTCACTGGTGATCCGGAATGACGCCCCATGGCTTTCAACCAATCGCCATATGGACAATCCACCTCTAAAAGTACAGCTGAAAATCAGGACAATGCAGCTGAAAATCAGAACCGGTGCGTGAGAAAATGCAGTGAAAATCGGGGCAGTGCGACGAGAAAATGCAGCTGAAAATCGGGCAGGTGGAAAATGCGAGTGAAAATCGGGAGGACGGTGCGGCTAAAAATCAAGAGGAAAATATACCAAGATTACCTAAATTGTAGAAGGTAGACAGCTAGCAAAATACCACAACTAGGCATCCTTATTTCTTTGGTGTTACACATGATTTGCTCCCTATTCTTTCTCCTCTGTACATATCCATCTAAATGGGCAATATACAAAATGTAATAGTTTCTATATAAATGAAATACCagctctctctctatctcaaggtgagatagaatttctcaaaaattctttatggtatcagagccaaccgtgagagagagagagaaacaaatttttttttttcaacccatTATGTCAACCACATCAAGCTCTTCCCCTGCCCTCACTCAATCTGATGACTATCCATATCCTGTGACACATAATATTGCAAATTTTGTGTCACTTCGTCTCTCCTCTACCAACTTCCTTCTCTAGAAAACACAAATGCTCAATATCCTTGAGAGCTATGACCTCCAAGGCTTTATCAATGGTGAAGTTCAACCACCACCCCCGTTAAATCAATAATGCGTCGGCACACAAACTAATCCTTTGCATTTGTGAAGTGGCGCAAAGGCGATCGTCTTGTCAAAGGTTGGTTGACGACCACTCTTTCCGAGGAAGTTCTTGGCATTGTTGTAGGCCTCAATACGCCTTTGAGGTGCGGAATGCATTGGTTCATGCATTTGCTCGTGTCTCATCAGACCGAAGCCTTGCGCTTAAGCGACGGCTTACCTCATAACTCGAGGTACCGATACCTTAGGCATTTATCTCCGTCGGTTCAAAGCTGTGTGCGATGATCTTGCAGCCATTGGGAAGCCAGTTCCAGATCACAAGAAATCATGGTGGCTACTCAATGGGCTTGGCAAAGAATATGAGGTGTTCACTACTACCATGTTGAGACCACCAGTCCTTTCATACTCTGAAATTGTCACTTCACTGGAGAGTTATGCTGAAAGGCATAAGCTTGATGCTCAACCCACGCCTCAAATGGCTTTCTATGGCCAAcgcaacaataaaaataaaagaagcaatggTGGTCAAGGGTCCTTTAATTCTAAGGTACGTGGGTTTGTTCAAGGTGCTCAATCAGCACTAAAGAATTCCAGCCATCCTACACGAAATCTGCCAGAAAATTCACCAATCATCACagccaaaaacacaaaagatgAAGCAATTATCTGTCAGATTTGCAACAAAAGGAACCACACTACCCTCAAATGCTTTAATCGATTCAATCACTCATTCACAGCAGACAACATTCCACAAGCATTAGCAGCTATAACCATTGCTGACAGTTAAGATTCTGAGTGGTTCCTAGACACAGGAGCTAGTGACCATATTACTAGTAACCCAGGTAATCTTTATTCCTTAACTCCTTATCATGGATCCGATGGTGTTATGGTTGGCAATGGTCATACTTTACCTATCACACACATTGGTGAAACTACTCTTGGTACTAGTTCTTCTCCTATTCACTTAAAAGATGTGCTACTAGTTCACGATATTAAAAGAAAGATGTTGCTCTCTGTTAGTAAACTTACTACTGATTATCCACTCATCTTTAAGTTTGATGGACATGGTTTTGTGATAAAGGACAGGACAACCAACAAAACAGTAGCGAAAGGGAGTAAACGAGGTGGTCTTTATGCCTTTGATAGAGGTCCAACAGCCCTATTCTCCCATCGATTCAAGCGGGTTGCTAGAGATTGTTGGCACTATCGTTTCGGTCATGCACACCAAAGGATCATCAATCACTTGCactcaaaaaatttcatttcttaCGCCTTGGCATCTAAGTCTTCTTCAATTTGTACTAGTTGTCAAATGGGGAAATCGTGTAGGCTTCCATTCTGGCctagagaaaatgaaataaaactcccattttataaaattcattGTGATCTATGGGGGCCAGCCCCTGTGTCTTCTAGAGAAAAGTTTCGCTACTACACAATATTTGTTGATGAGTTTACCAATTTTACTTGGTTTTTTCCTATGAAAAAGAAGTCAGAATTTTTTAGTTGCTTTGATCTATTCTATAAATATGTGGAATGTCAGTTTAATGCAAAAATTTGTGTCTTTCAAAGTGATGAAGGTGGAGAATTTGCGGATCGTGAGTTCTTGCGGTTTTCTAGCCACGAAAGGTATTCACCATCAATCTGCTTGTCCAAAAACACCTGAGCAAAATGGCAAGGCTGAGAGAAAACATTGAAATATCACTGAATTGGGACTCACCATGATGTTCCATGCACATCTACCACCAAGATTTTGGACAAATTGCTTTTCCACAGCAGTGTTCCTAATCAACCGTCTACCATCCCCACACCTCAACATGGAATCTCCTTTTTTCAGACTCTATGGAAGAAATCCGGACTATTCTTCATTATGAGTATTGGGCTCAAAGTGCTTTCCTTACCTTGGTGAGTATAGATCACATAAGCTTGATCCAAAGTCCCTTCCTTGTGTTTTTATTGGCTATAGCATGAAGCATAAGGGGTACAAATGTTTGTATCCACCGACTAGGCGAGTTTATATCTCACGCCATGTGGTCTTTGATGAATCCATCTTTCCTTATTCCACGCCTACAAGCTTGTACAAGAGTGATCCTCTTAAGGGGGAGCTTTGCATCTTCTCAGAATGGGAGATTGATCCACCAAATGAATCTCCTCCACCTTACTCTACATCTCTTTCAGCCTTTGCACCGCCTGAATCTCAAGACATCACTAGCCACCTGCACCATCAAATGCATCACAATTCCTCCTCAGTTGAGCCTCCTACAGTGACCATATCAGGCTCTTCTTTGCCTAAGCCATGTCAAGCATCTTCCTCAAATCCACCAGTAGAGACCACTCCTATTCCTCCTGAAACAAACCCAACTCAGCACCCCATGCTCACTCGTTCCAAGGTTGGTGTACATAAGCCCAACCCCAAGTATGCTAATCTCCATGTAGCTCGCATAAAGGATGATA
This genomic stretch from Castanea sativa cultivar Marrone di Chiusa Pesio chromosome 1, ASM4071231v1 harbors:
- the LOC142630717 gene encoding uncharacterized protein LOC142630717: MRLLSWNCQGLGNLWTVRSLQKIVKDQAPKIFFLMETRLVKKGYKKHCKDLPFPNQFIVKKLDFGGGLALLWKNEMGVDVINYTENHILARVREDDGLVWYLTRFYAWLETTQKSKLWALLYHLMSFVEGPWMCIGDFNAILHSHEKQSIRPPPYSQMDEFKGALECCHLSDLGFVSYPFTWNNKQPGSANTRQRLDRAVATKSWKARFSARIVTHLFSHASDHVPLLLQIRTFRSMSAREPQSFKFEES